In a genomic window of Variovorax paradoxus:
- a CDS encoding sugar ABC transporter substrate-binding protein encodes MPRIRCILALAAASVAASTAFAAGEPVIGLVTKTETNPFFVKMKEGAQEEAKKLGAKLLSGAGKADGDNAGQITAMENMIAAGAKTILITPSDAKAIVPAIKKARDKGIMVIALDSPADPPEATDALFATNNYTAGVLIGEYAKAAMAGKTPKIVALDLLPGHPVGAQRHNGFMKGFGLAANDAKSNELSKAPEIVCMADSFGDQAKAQTVMENCLQKAPDVNLVYTINEPAAAGAYNALKRAGKEKGVLIVSVDGGCQGIKDTNAGIIAATSQQYPLKMAAMGVAAGVEFAKTGKKASGYVDTGVTLIAGKSVAGVESKDTKTGAELCWGKK; translated from the coding sequence ATGCCCCGCATCCGCTGCATCCTGGCCCTGGCGGCCGCGTCCGTCGCCGCATCCACCGCCTTCGCCGCCGGCGAACCGGTGATCGGCCTCGTCACCAAGACCGAGACCAACCCCTTCTTCGTGAAGATGAAGGAGGGCGCGCAGGAAGAGGCGAAGAAGCTCGGCGCCAAGCTGCTGTCGGGCGCGGGCAAGGCCGACGGCGACAACGCGGGCCAGATCACGGCCATGGAGAACATGATCGCGGCCGGCGCCAAGACCATCCTGATCACGCCGAGCGACGCCAAGGCCATCGTGCCGGCGATCAAGAAGGCGCGCGACAAGGGGATCATGGTGATCGCGCTCGACAGCCCGGCCGATCCGCCCGAGGCCACCGACGCGCTGTTCGCCACCAACAACTACACGGCCGGCGTGCTGATCGGCGAATACGCCAAGGCCGCGATGGCCGGCAAGACGCCGAAGATCGTCGCGCTCGACCTGCTGCCGGGCCACCCGGTGGGCGCGCAGCGCCACAACGGCTTCATGAAGGGCTTCGGGCTGGCCGCGAACGACGCCAAGTCGAACGAGCTGTCGAAGGCGCCCGAGATCGTCTGCATGGCCGACAGCTTCGGCGACCAGGCCAAGGCCCAGACCGTGATGGAGAACTGCCTGCAGAAGGCGCCCGACGTGAACCTGGTCTACACCATCAACGAGCCCGCCGCGGCCGGTGCCTACAACGCGCTCAAGCGCGCGGGCAAGGAGAAGGGCGTGTTGATCGTCTCGGTCGACGGCGGTTGCCAGGGCATCAAGGACACCAACGCCGGCATCATCGCCGCGACCTCGCAGCAGTACCCGCTGAAGATGGCCGCGATGGGCGTGGCCGCTGGCGTGGAGTTCGCCAAGACCGGCAAGAAGGCCTCGGGCTACGTCGACACCGGCGTGACCCTGATCGCGGGCAAGAGCGTGGCCGGCGTCGAGAGCAAGGACACCAAGACCGGCGCCGAGCTGTGCTGGGGCAAGAAGTAA
- a CDS encoding bifunctional aspartate transaminase/aspartate 4-decarboxylase: MDFGDVKKLSGLSPFELKDALIQVASQGDRLMLNAGRGNPNFLATTPRHGFFAFGEFAMTESERSFVYMEGVGGFPQREGIEARFEIFAKANAGRPGVRFIEAAVSYVRDQLGLSAGDFIYEMCEAILGCNYPVPDRMLRLSEIIVGQYIHKEMIGTHPFVGGFDMYAVEGGTAAMTYLFNSLRENNLLKPGDTIALGMPIFTPYIEIPHLNDYQLIEALIDAPSENGWQYTKKELQKLLDPKVKAFFLCNPSNPPSVKISDEVLGYIADIVKQRPDLIILTDDVYGTFADDFRSLFAICPRNTILVYSFSKYFGATGWRMGVVATHEDNVLDHQIAALPEAALKELDARYSSITTEPRRLKFIDRLVADSRTVALNHTAGLSTPVQAQMVMFSLFCLMDEPEAYKHAMKRIVKRRKEALYRELGLPLSADPNSVSYYHLLDLQEIATQMHGERFGDWIVTQLQPNEALFRIAEETGIVLLPGRGFGGKHASGRVSLANLNEYDYANIGRSLRKLASEYFARFETQSGKARRSSDPAVAAVVVKPQKAVKTRGSKKK; the protein is encoded by the coding sequence ATGGATTTCGGCGACGTGAAAAAACTCAGCGGCCTGAGCCCCTTCGAGCTCAAGGACGCGCTGATCCAGGTGGCCAGCCAGGGCGACCGCCTGATGCTCAACGCGGGGCGCGGCAATCCGAACTTCCTCGCGACCACGCCGCGCCACGGCTTCTTCGCATTCGGCGAATTCGCCATGACCGAGAGCGAGCGCTCCTTCGTCTACATGGAGGGCGTGGGCGGCTTCCCGCAGCGCGAGGGCATCGAGGCGCGCTTCGAGATCTTCGCCAAGGCCAACGCGGGTCGGCCCGGGGTGCGCTTCATCGAGGCCGCCGTGTCGTACGTGCGCGACCAGCTCGGGCTGTCGGCCGGCGACTTCATCTACGAGATGTGCGAGGCCATCCTGGGCTGCAACTACCCGGTGCCCGACCGCATGCTGCGGCTCAGCGAGATCATCGTGGGCCAGTACATCCACAAGGAGATGATCGGCACCCATCCCTTCGTCGGCGGGTTCGACATGTACGCGGTGGAAGGCGGCACCGCCGCCATGACCTACCTGTTCAACAGCCTGCGCGAGAACAACCTGCTCAAGCCCGGCGACACCATCGCGCTGGGCATGCCGATCTTCACGCCCTACATCGAGATCCCGCACCTCAACGACTACCAGCTGATCGAGGCGCTGATCGACGCGCCGTCCGAGAACGGCTGGCAGTACACCAAGAAGGAACTGCAGAAGCTGCTCGACCCGAAGGTCAAGGCCTTCTTCCTGTGCAACCCGAGCAACCCGCCCTCGGTGAAGATCAGCGACGAGGTGCTGGGCTACATCGCCGACATCGTGAAGCAGCGGCCCGACCTGATCATCCTCACCGACGACGTCTACGGCACCTTCGCCGACGACTTCCGCTCGCTGTTCGCGATCTGCCCGCGCAACACCATCCTCGTGTATTCGTTCTCGAAGTACTTCGGCGCCACCGGCTGGCGCATGGGCGTGGTGGCCACGCACGAGGACAACGTGCTCGACCACCAGATCGCGGCCCTGCCCGAGGCGGCGCTGAAGGAACTCGACGCGCGCTACAGCTCGATCACCACCGAGCCGCGCCGGCTCAAGTTCATCGACCGGCTGGTGGCCGACAGCCGCACCGTGGCGCTCAACCACACGGCCGGCCTGTCGACGCCGGTGCAGGCGCAGATGGTGATGTTCTCGCTGTTCTGCCTGATGGACGAACCCGAGGCCTACAAGCACGCGATGAAGCGCATCGTGAAGCGGCGCAAGGAGGCGCTCTACCGCGAGCTCGGGCTGCCGCTGTCGGCCGACCCGAACTCGGTGAGCTACTACCACCTGCTCGACCTGCAGGAGATCGCCACCCAGATGCACGGCGAGCGCTTCGGCGACTGGATCGTCACCCAGCTGCAGCCCAACGAGGCGCTGTTCCGCATCGCCGAGGAGACCGGCATCGTGCTGCTGCCGGGCCGCGGCTTCGGCGGCAAGCACGCCTCGGGCCGGGTCTCGCTGGCCAACCTCAACGAGTACGACTACGCCAACATCGGGCGCTCGCTGCGCAAGCTGGCTTCCGAGTACTTCGCGCGCTTCGAGACGCAGTCGGGCAAGGCCCGGCGCAGCAGCGATCCGGCGGTGGCGGCGGTGGTGGTGAAGCCGCAGAAGGCGGTGAAGACTAGGGGCAGCAAGAAGAAATAG
- a CDS encoding ABC transporter permease yields MAKSATHHIPWGALGPWLALLGACIFFATQSDRFLTGGNLSLILQQVMVVGVIAIGQTLIILTAGIDLSCGMVMALGSIVMTKFATELGLPVPVAILCGIGVTTLFGLLNGLLVTRIKLPPFIVTLGTLNIAFAITQLYSSSQTITDLPAGLTGLGTTFAIGGTEVAWGAVLMVLLYLLAWFVLRETGAGRHIYAVGNNAEATRLVGIPTQRVLLGVYVAAGVFYGIASLLSVARTGVGDPNAGQTENLDAITAVVLGGTSLFGGRGIVLGSLIGVLIVGVFRNGLTLMGVSSIYQVLVTGVLVILAVAADQLSRKGAR; encoded by the coding sequence ATGGCGAAATCCGCAACGCACCACATCCCGTGGGGCGCCCTCGGGCCGTGGCTGGCCCTGCTGGGTGCCTGCATCTTCTTCGCGACCCAGTCCGACCGCTTCCTCACCGGCGGCAACCTCTCGCTGATCCTGCAGCAGGTGATGGTGGTCGGCGTGATCGCGATCGGCCAGACGCTGATCATCCTCACGGCCGGCATCGACCTGTCGTGCGGCATGGTGATGGCGCTGGGCAGCATCGTCATGACCAAGTTCGCCACCGAGCTCGGCCTGCCGGTGCCGGTGGCCATCCTCTGCGGCATCGGCGTGACCACGCTGTTCGGCCTGCTCAACGGCCTGCTGGTCACGCGCATCAAGCTGCCGCCCTTCATCGTGACCCTGGGCACCTTGAACATCGCCTTCGCGATCACGCAGCTGTATTCGTCCTCGCAGACCATCACCGACCTGCCGGCCGGCCTCACGGGCCTGGGCACCACCTTCGCCATCGGCGGCACCGAGGTCGCCTGGGGCGCGGTGCTGATGGTGCTGCTGTACCTGCTCGCCTGGTTCGTGCTGCGCGAGACCGGCGCCGGCCGCCACATCTACGCGGTGGGCAACAACGCCGAGGCCACGCGGCTGGTCGGCATCCCGACGCAGCGCGTGCTGCTGGGCGTGTACGTGGCCGCGGGCGTGTTCTACGGCATCGCCTCGCTGCTGTCGGTGGCGCGCACCGGCGTGGGCGATCCCAACGCGGGCCAGACCGAGAACCTCGATGCCATCACGGCCGTGGTGCTCGGCGGCACCAGCCTGTTCGGCGGCCGCGGCATCGTGCTCGGCTCGCTGATCGGCGTGCTGATCGTGGGCGTATTCCGCAACGGGCTCACCTTGATGGGCGTGTCGTCGATCTACCAGGTGCTGGTGACGGGCGTGCTCGTGATCCTCGCGGTAGCGGCCGACCAACTCTCGCGCAAGGGGGCCCGCTGA
- the aspT gene encoding aspartate-alanine antiporter, giving the protein MSRHFGGQARVSGEVVELLRTQPEIALFLVLAIGHAIGAIRFGPIQLGGICGTLIAALVVGQLGIRVDDSVKNVFFMLFIFALGYAGGPQFFANLDAKGLRLGLLCLVEVVAVLALVLGATVLLSLDQGTAAGLMAGAATESAVVGTATDAISKLGLPAADMQQLQANVVTAYSITYVFGLIAIVVFTSQIFPLLLRVNLRAEADRLWKTMGGGGDDPGAASAVPEMVGRVFEVTTGRGRSIGELAAILGGQAHIERVLRAGQSLAVEPALRLRAHDRVLAIGRRAALVNVAELLGREFADTTAFDAVVETTEAVLNRREWFGRELRELAAALPPSVQVTGVTRDRHAMPLLGDLRLARGDVLQLYGPVDEVARALPLAGDRVLASTRSNISFAAAGILLGVFIGGFSVRLGGIPFSLGTGGGALLTGLAFGWYQAKNPHRLSVPPDALALMKDLGLATFIACVGLASGPQALALIKKFGVALPLVGVAVAVVPASLSLFVGHRLLKLEAPVLLGAIAGQQCSTPALSAVQNAAGNATPLLGYTITYAISNVVLPLMGPLIVALAGLVQHAAK; this is encoded by the coding sequence ATGAGCCGGCACTTTGGAGGTCAGGCACGCGTGAGTGGCGAGGTCGTCGAACTGCTGAGAACCCAGCCCGAGATCGCGCTGTTCCTCGTGCTCGCCATCGGCCATGCCATCGGCGCCATCCGCTTCGGACCGATCCAGCTCGGCGGCATCTGCGGCACCCTGATCGCGGCGCTGGTGGTCGGCCAGCTCGGCATCCGGGTCGACGACAGCGTGAAGAACGTGTTCTTCATGCTCTTCATCTTCGCGCTCGGCTATGCGGGCGGCCCGCAGTTCTTCGCCAACCTCGACGCCAAGGGCCTGCGCCTGGGCCTCTTGTGCCTGGTCGAGGTGGTGGCGGTGCTCGCGCTGGTGCTGGGCGCCACCGTGCTGCTGTCGCTCGACCAAGGCACGGCCGCCGGGCTGATGGCCGGCGCGGCCACCGAGTCGGCGGTGGTGGGCACGGCCACCGACGCGATCTCCAAGCTCGGCCTGCCGGCGGCGGACATGCAGCAATTGCAGGCCAACGTGGTCACGGCCTACTCGATCACCTACGTGTTCGGGCTGATCGCGATCGTGGTCTTCACGAGCCAGATATTTCCGCTGCTGCTGCGCGTAAACCTGCGCGCCGAGGCCGACCGTCTGTGGAAGACCATGGGTGGCGGCGGCGACGATCCCGGCGCCGCGAGCGCCGTGCCCGAGATGGTCGGCCGCGTGTTCGAAGTGACGACCGGACGCGGCCGCTCGATCGGCGAGCTGGCGGCGATCCTCGGCGGCCAGGCCCACATCGAGCGCGTGCTGCGCGCCGGCCAGAGCCTGGCGGTGGAGCCCGCGCTGCGGCTGCGCGCCCACGACCGGGTGCTGGCCATCGGCCGGCGCGCGGCGCTGGTCAACGTGGCCGAGCTGCTGGGCCGCGAGTTCGCCGACACCACGGCCTTCGACGCGGTGGTCGAGACCACCGAGGCGGTGCTGAACCGGCGCGAATGGTTCGGCCGCGAGCTGCGCGAGCTGGCCGCGGCGCTGCCGCCCTCGGTGCAGGTCACGGGCGTGACGCGCGACCGCCATGCGATGCCGCTGCTGGGCGACCTGCGGCTCGCGCGCGGCGACGTGCTCCAGCTCTACGGCCCGGTCGACGAGGTGGCACGCGCGCTGCCGCTGGCCGGCGACCGCGTGCTGGCCTCGACGCGCAGCAACATCAGCTTCGCGGCCGCGGGCATCCTGCTCGGCGTCTTCATCGGCGGCTTCAGCGTCAGGCTCGGCGGCATCCCGTTCTCGCTCGGCACCGGCGGCGGCGCGCTGCTCACCGGCCTGGCCTTCGGCTGGTACCAGGCGAAGAACCCGCACCGGCTCAGCGTGCCGCCCGATGCACTGGCGCTGATGAAGGACCTGGGCCTGGCCACCTTCATCGCCTGCGTCGGCCTGGCCTCGGGGCCGCAGGCGCTGGCGCTGATCAAGAAGTTCGGCGTGGCGCTGCCGCTGGTCGGCGTGGCCGTGGCGGTGGTGCCGGCGAGCCTGTCGCTGTTCGTCGGCCACCGGCTGCTCAAGCTCGAGGCGCCGGTGCTGCTGGGCGCGATCGCGGGCCAGCAGTGCAGCACGCCGGCCCTCAGCGCGGTGCAGAACGCGGCCGGCAACGCCACCCCGCTGCTGGGCTACACCATCACCTATGCGATCTCGAACGTGGTGCTGCCGCTGATGGGACCGCTGATCGTCGCGCTGGCCGGGCTGGTGCAGCACGCGGCGAAATGA
- the aspT gene encoding aspartate-alanine antiporter, which yields MEWLHDTFKKSPEMALFLSLAVGYWIGKIKFGKFQLGGVAGSLLVAVIVSQVGVQVDAGVKAVLFALFIYAVGFESGPQFFSSLGRQSIKEIVLAAVMAATGLATVVVMAKWFGLDKGLAAGVAAGGLTQSAIIGTAGDAIAKLGLDAAETARLQANVAIGYAVTYVFGSFGAIIVCVNLLPKFMGRTIRDDAIAAETAMQSGVKVLGADQEEAAPSLVGRIYELTADPQRTVADIENADPATTITIERVKRDGRFVEVSPTLALRRGDIVLAVGRRDAVVASAPLLGKEVYAVEGMELTMHKRDIVLTHKDFERKTVAQIREATAGGVRHGIFVVQLSRMGQVLPMQPDTVVQAGDVVTIFGAEQDVKRVAAIVGDVIVPSAKTDFVYLGAGLVVGLLVGLLSVKIGNIPLTLGAGGGALLSGLLFGWYRARRQTFGALPTSAVQLLKDLGLAGFVAVVGLSSGLQAVQTVKQHGLTIFGVGVVVTIVPMILTMLFGRYVLRYANTAIFAGALSGSRSANPAFGEVLDKAENAIPTVPFAITYALANVFLTLLGPLIVALV from the coding sequence ATGGAATGGCTGCACGACACATTCAAGAAGTCGCCCGAGATGGCGCTCTTTCTCTCCCTGGCGGTCGGCTACTGGATCGGCAAGATCAAGTTCGGCAAGTTCCAGCTCGGCGGCGTGGCCGGCTCGCTGCTGGTGGCGGTGATCGTGAGCCAGGTCGGCGTGCAGGTCGACGCCGGCGTGAAGGCGGTGCTGTTCGCGCTCTTCATCTACGCGGTGGGCTTCGAGAGCGGGCCGCAGTTCTTCAGCTCGCTGGGCCGGCAGTCGATCAAGGAGATCGTCCTGGCCGCGGTGATGGCGGCCACCGGCCTGGCAACGGTGGTGGTCATGGCCAAGTGGTTCGGGCTCGACAAGGGCCTGGCGGCCGGCGTGGCGGCCGGCGGCCTCACGCAGTCGGCCATCATCGGCACGGCCGGCGACGCGATCGCCAAGCTCGGCCTCGACGCGGCCGAGACCGCGCGACTGCAGGCCAACGTGGCGATCGGCTATGCCGTGACCTACGTCTTCGGTTCCTTCGGCGCGATCATCGTCTGCGTCAACCTGCTGCCCAAGTTCATGGGCCGCACCATCCGCGACGACGCGATCGCGGCCGAGACCGCGATGCAGTCCGGCGTGAAGGTGCTGGGCGCCGACCAGGAGGAAGCCGCGCCCTCGCTGGTGGGCCGCATCTACGAGCTCACGGCCGACCCGCAGCGCACCGTGGCCGACATCGAGAACGCCGACCCGGCCACCACCATCACGATCGAGCGCGTGAAGCGCGACGGCCGCTTCGTCGAGGTCAGCCCCACGCTCGCGCTGCGCCGCGGCGACATCGTGCTGGCCGTGGGCCGGCGCGACGCGGTGGTGGCGAGCGCGCCGCTGCTGGGCAAGGAGGTCTACGCGGTCGAGGGCATGGAGCTCACCATGCACAAGCGCGACATCGTGCTGACCCACAAGGACTTCGAGCGCAAGACCGTGGCGCAGATCCGCGAAGCCACCGCGGGCGGCGTGCGGCACGGCATCTTCGTGGTGCAGCTCAGCCGCATGGGCCAGGTGCTGCCGATGCAGCCCGACACCGTGGTGCAGGCCGGCGACGTGGTCACGATCTTCGGCGCCGAGCAGGACGTCAAGCGCGTGGCCGCGATCGTCGGCGACGTGATCGTGCCGAGCGCCAAGACCGACTTCGTCTACCTCGGCGCGGGCCTGGTGGTCGGCCTGCTGGTGGGCTTGCTGAGCGTGAAGATCGGCAACATTCCGCTCACGCTCGGCGCCGGCGGCGGCGCCCTGCTCTCGGGCCTGCTGTTCGGCTGGTACCGCGCGCGGCGCCAGACTTTCGGCGCGCTGCCGACCAGCGCCGTGCAACTGCTCAAGGACCTGGGCCTGGCCGGCTTCGTGGCCGTGGTCGGGCTCTCGTCGGGGCTGCAGGCGGTGCAGACGGTCAAGCAGCACGGGCTCACGATCTTCGGCGTGGGCGTGGTCGTGACCATCGTGCCGATGATCCTCACGATGCTGTTCGGCCGCTACGTGCTGCGCTATGCCAACACCGCGATCTTCGCGGGCGCGCTCAGCGGCTCGCGCAGCGCCAACCCGGCCTTCGGCGAGGTGCTCGACAAGGCCGAGAACGCCATTCCCACCGTGCCCTTCGCGATCACCTATGCGCTGGCCAACGTGTTCCTCACGCTGCTCGGGCCGCTGATCGTCGCGCTGGTCTGA
- a CDS encoding MFS transporter yields the protein MSTPPPVAAGRGHLLAFAGLSASYFAHIGFFNPYLPLWLKDQGLPIFTISLLASVQSVTRVFAPYAWGALSDHTGQRVLLLRISAAIALLSSFGLWWSGGPWWLALVLLLMFTHTSSMMSLTEAAMAHLVAGDWGRYGRIRLCGSAGFLVTVFVAGEWFDRFGMKHFPAWAAGTLALVLFATLRLPDSREPVAAHDAPGEPIGPVLRNRVVQWFFAALFFQVMSHFSVYAFFSLYLDSLGYGKSTIGLLWALSVVAEIVWFFLQGRLIGLLPMPRWMLLCGIAAVARLGLTAGLGGWIAALVVAQWLHALSFAAHHTTCIAVVSRRFPGRLRGRGQALFTVIGYGFGGVLGVLLGGAVAQAFGYRTMFALAALLAVAGTLCAWKVMRLEAAARRTASPA from the coding sequence GTGTCGACGCCGCCTCCAGTGGCCGCCGGGCGCGGCCACCTGTTGGCGTTCGCTGGCCTGTCGGCCAGCTACTTCGCGCACATCGGCTTCTTCAACCCCTACCTGCCGCTGTGGCTCAAGGACCAGGGGTTGCCGATCTTCACCATCAGCCTGCTGGCCTCGGTGCAGTCGGTCACGCGCGTGTTCGCGCCCTATGCCTGGGGCGCGCTCAGCGACCACACGGGCCAGCGCGTGCTGCTGCTGCGCATCAGCGCCGCGATCGCGCTGCTCAGTTCCTTCGGCCTGTGGTGGAGCGGCGGCCCCTGGTGGCTGGCACTGGTGCTGCTTTTGATGTTCACCCACACCAGCTCGATGATGTCGCTGACCGAGGCCGCCATGGCGCACCTCGTGGCCGGCGACTGGGGCCGCTACGGGCGCATCCGGCTGTGCGGCTCGGCCGGCTTCCTGGTCACGGTGTTCGTCGCGGGCGAGTGGTTCGACCGCTTCGGCATGAAGCACTTCCCGGCCTGGGCCGCCGGCACCCTGGCGCTGGTGCTGTTCGCCACCCTGCGCCTGCCCGACAGCCGCGAGCCCGTGGCCGCGCACGACGCGCCCGGCGAGCCCATCGGCCCGGTGCTGCGCAACCGCGTCGTGCAGTGGTTCTTCGCCGCGCTGTTCTTCCAGGTGATGTCGCACTTCTCGGTGTACGCCTTCTTCTCGCTCTACCTCGATTCGCTCGGCTACGGCAAGAGCACCATCGGCCTGCTGTGGGCGCTGTCGGTGGTGGCCGAGATCGTCTGGTTCTTCCTGCAGGGCCGGCTGATCGGCCTGCTGCCGATGCCGCGCTGGATGCTGCTGTGCGGCATCGCGGCCGTCGCACGGCTGGGCCTGACCGCCGGCCTCGGCGGCTGGATCGCCGCGCTGGTCGTCGCGCAGTGGCTGCATGCGCTGAGCTTCGCGGCCCACCACACCACCTGCATCGCCGTGGTGTCGCGCCGTTTCCCGGGCCGGCTGCGCGGGCGCGGCCAGGCCCTGTTCACCGTCATCGGCTACGGCTTCGGCGGCGTGCTCGGCGTGCTGCTGGGCGGCGCGGTGGCGCAGGCTTTCGGCTACCGCACGATGTTCGCGCTGGCGGCGCTGCTCGCGGTGGCGGGGACCCTGTGCGCGTGGAAGGTGATGCGGCTGGAGGCCGCGGCGCGGCGCACCGCCAGCCCGGCCTGA
- the aroC gene encoding chorismate synthase, giving the protein MSGNTFGHLFAVTNFGESHGPAIGCVIDGCPPGMALSEADIQADLDRRRPGTSRHVTQRNEPDAVQILSGVYEGKTTGTPIALLIQNTDQRSKDYGQIAQQFRPGHADFTYHKKYGIRDPRGGGRSSARLTAPTVAAGAVAKKWLAEKYGMVFRGCMTQIGEIAIPFESWDHVPNNPFFAPIADVSALEDYMDRLRKAGDSCGARVRVTATRVPVGLGEPLYDKLDADIAYAMMGLNAVKAVEIGAGWDSVTQRGTTHGDSITPTGFLGNNAGGILGGISSGQDLEVSIAIKPTSSIISPRQSIDVNNNPVEVVTKGRHDPCVGIRATPIAEALLALVVMDHALRHRAQCGDVQGDNEKTQATSPQASFL; this is encoded by the coding sequence ATGAGCGGCAACACCTTCGGACATCTCTTCGCGGTCACCAATTTCGGGGAATCCCACGGCCCGGCCATCGGTTGCGTGATCGACGGCTGCCCCCCGGGCATGGCGCTCAGCGAAGCCGACATCCAGGCCGACCTCGACCGCCGCCGTCCCGGCACCAGCCGCCACGTCACCCAGCGCAACGAGCCCGACGCGGTGCAGATCCTTTCGGGCGTGTACGAGGGCAAGACCACCGGCACCCCGATCGCGCTGCTGATCCAGAACACCGACCAGCGCAGCAAGGACTACGGCCAGATCGCCCAGCAGTTCCGCCCGGGCCACGCCGACTTCACGTACCACAAGAAGTACGGCATCCGCGATCCGCGAGGCGGCGGGCGCTCCTCGGCCCGGCTCACCGCGCCCACGGTCGCGGCCGGCGCGGTCGCCAAGAAGTGGCTGGCCGAGAAGTACGGCATGGTGTTCCGCGGCTGCATGACGCAGATCGGCGAGATCGCGATCCCCTTCGAGAGCTGGGACCACGTGCCGAACAATCCTTTCTTCGCGCCGATCGCCGACGTGAGCGCGCTCGAGGACTACATGGACCGGCTGCGCAAGGCCGGCGACTCCTGCGGCGCGCGCGTGCGCGTGACGGCCACGCGCGTGCCCGTCGGCCTCGGCGAGCCGCTCTACGACAAGCTCGATGCCGACATCGCCTACGCGATGATGGGCCTCAATGCCGTGAAGGCGGTCGAGATCGGCGCCGGCTGGGACAGCGTGACGCAGCGCGGCACCACCCATGGCGACTCGATCACGCCGACCGGCTTCCTCGGCAACAACGCGGGCGGCATCCTCGGCGGCATCAGCTCGGGGCAGGACCTCGAGGTCAGCATCGCGATCAAGCCCACCAGCTCGATCATCAGCCCGCGCCAGTCGATCGACGTGAACAACAACCCGGTCGAGGTGGTCACCAAGGGCCGCCACGACCCCTGCGTGGGCATCCGCGCGACGCCGATCGCCGAGGCGCTGCTCGCGCTGGTCGTGATGGACCATGCGCTGCGCCACCGCGCCCAATGCGGTGACGTGCAGGGCGACAACGAGAAGACCCAGGCCACGTCGCCGCAGGCGTCCTTCCTCTAG
- a CDS encoding MFS transporter yields MTGAAPPRATVREWTGLAVIALPCMLYSMDLTVLNLAIPAISEALKPTAAQLLWIVDIYGFLVAGLLVTMGTLGDRIGRRRLLLIGAVAFGLASVLAAFSSSANMLIATRALLGVAGATLAPSTLSLIRNMFLDPRQRTLAIGVWISSFSAGAVIGPVVGGVLLEYFWWGSVFLVGVPVMVLLLVLGPVLLPEYRDPAAARLDLASVALSLGAVLPAIYGVKQTAEHGASALSLAAIAVGLSIGWLFVRRQRRLADPMIDLRLFRAPAFSVALGAYMLSCFVMFGLFLYEAQYLQMVLGLSPLQAGLWSVPSAGAFIVGSMAAPALTRRVRPVHAMTGGLVVAALGFALLIALPVQGGLALLVGSMVVSSLGLAVVFTLSTDLVVGSAPPERAGVASAISETSSEFGGALGIAILGSVGAAVYRAMMVDAVPASLGDAAAVEAARSTLGGAVALAGQLGGAAGAELLADARTALLRGLHLMAGIGVVVLLAIAALLAVVMRRSGQTRPAAADALP; encoded by the coding sequence ATGACCGGCGCCGCCCCGCCGCGCGCCACGGTGCGCGAATGGACCGGCCTGGCCGTCATCGCGCTGCCGTGCATGCTCTATTCGATGGACCTCACGGTGCTGAACCTCGCGATCCCCGCGATCAGCGAGGCGCTCAAGCCCACGGCGGCGCAGCTGCTGTGGATCGTCGACATCTACGGCTTCCTGGTCGCGGGCCTGCTGGTCACCATGGGCACGCTGGGCGACCGCATCGGGCGGCGCCGGCTGCTGCTGATCGGCGCCGTGGCCTTCGGGCTGGCCTCGGTGCTCGCGGCCTTCTCGAGCAGCGCCAACATGCTGATCGCCACCCGCGCGCTGCTCGGCGTGGCCGGCGCGACACTGGCGCCGTCCACGCTCTCGCTGATCCGCAACATGTTCCTCGACCCGCGTCAGCGCACGCTGGCCATCGGGGTCTGGATCTCGAGCTTCTCGGCGGGCGCGGTAATCGGCCCGGTGGTCGGCGGCGTGCTGCTCGAGTACTTCTGGTGGGGCTCGGTGTTCCTGGTCGGCGTGCCCGTGATGGTGCTGCTGCTGGTGCTCGGCCCCGTGCTGCTGCCCGAGTACCGCGACCCCGCCGCCGCGCGGCTCGACCTCGCGAGCGTGGCCCTGTCGCTGGGCGCGGTGCTGCCCGCCATCTACGGCGTGAAGCAGACGGCCGAGCACGGCGCGAGCGCGCTGTCGCTCGCCGCCATCGCGGTGGGGCTGTCCATCGGCTGGCTGTTCGTGCGGCGGCAGCGGCGGCTGGCCGATCCGATGATCGACCTGCGGCTGTTCCGCGCGCCGGCCTTCAGCGTGGCGCTGGGTGCCTACATGCTGTCGTGCTTCGTGATGTTCGGGCTGTTCCTCTACGAGGCGCAGTACCTGCAGATGGTGCTGGGGCTGTCGCCGCTGCAGGCCGGCCTGTGGAGCGTGCCCAGCGCGGGCGCCTTCATCGTCGGCTCGATGGCCGCGCCCGCGCTCACGCGGCGCGTGCGGCCGGTGCATGCGATGACCGGCGGACTGGTGGTCGCAGCGCTGGGCTTCGCGCTGCTGATCGCGCTGCCGGTGCAGGGCGGCCTGGCGCTGCTGGTGGGCAGCATGGTCGTGTCCTCGCTCGGGCTGGCGGTGGTGTTCACGCTGTCGACCGACCTGGTCGTCGGCAGCGCGCCGCCCGAGCGCGCGGGCGTGGCCTCGGCGATCTCGGAAACCAGTTCCGAATTCGGCGGCGCGCTGGGCATCGCGATTCTCGGCAGCGTGGGCGCGGCGGTCTATCGCGCGATGATGGTCGACGCCGTGCCCGCGTCGCTCGGCGACGCCGCCGCGGTCGAGGCCGCGCGCAGCACGCTCGGCGGTGCCGTGGCGCTCGCGGGGCAGCTCGGCGGTGCGGCCGGTGCCGAGCTGCTGGCCGATGCGCGCACGGCGCTGCTGCGCGGCCTGCACCTGATGGCCGGCATCGGCGTGGTGGTGCTGCTGGCCATCGCGGCGCTGCTGGCCGTGGTCATGCGGCGCTCGGGACAAACCCGGCCCGCCGCGGCCGATGCGTTGCCCTGA